The segment tcagctgtgctaacatattttCAAAAGGGTTTActaaatgatcaattagccttttaaaattataaacttggatcagctaacacaacatgccattggaacacaggagtgatggttgctgataatgggcctctgtacacctatgtagatattccatagaaaatcagccatttccagctacaatagtcatttttcaacgttaacaatgtctacactgtatttctgatcaatttgatgttattttaattagTTTGTTCTTTTTTTAGGTTTAACCAGAGGGCAAAAGTATTTTCAGTGCtggctggcttgcctctgaaccTAACCAGGcttggtcctggatgggagaccatctgctgctggaagtggtgatggagggccagtaggagaaactctttcctctggtctaaaagaaattcccaatgccccagggcagtgattgaggacattgccctgtgtagggtgctgtctttcggatgggacattaaacgggtcctgactctctgtggtcactaatgatcccatggcacttatcgtaagactaggggtgttaaccccagtgtcctggctaaattcacaATCTGGCCTTCACACCACCATGGCTACCTAATcacccccagcttccaattggctcattcatctccccTGTAACTAATCCCCAAGTCTCAGTCAagttacctggtaaaataagggttaaataaaaaaacattctcTGAATGTTCTGTTGAACCcaactttaaatagaaccaagAGGAAACCTGCAGGAAACATTTATGGGGAAGCACTGAAATTCCCACCGAAGAACGTTGtttctgaactatttgagaacattcccaatgtcaaaccactTGGACAAATTTCCTAGAACTTTACCAAAATGTGTATTAAATCTAACCATGTTTTAACTTTTATGAAAAGTTCTGTTAAAGTAATAAAATACCAATATACATGTTTTGGGGCAAGTTCCTTAAACGTGCTGATAATGTTCCTAAGCCAAGCAACAATCCTGCACCATTCGTAGAAAGTTGAGGGAAGGTTTTACgaaaaataaccataggacaacaaCGCTCTCACCAAGCGCTATGAAACATatagttctcagaacgttatgtgctagctgggaggtCACTGCAAGTAAGAGAAAGACACTGAACACGTGTGATGTCATTGCAAGACATTTAGATAGCCAAGTCAAATTTGAGTAGGATTTTACAGATTTATAACTTTAAATATAGGTTTAGTAATAATCTAATATAACAGTTGGCATTGAATCATATATTTGGTTTATATATTTGGTTTCACACAAACGTAGTTTTCTAAAATTGAGAAACCCTAACTCATTTATTGTTTTAGGCTTTTCCAAAGAGTACATTTTTACAGTGTACATGTTTTAAGTCCATTGTTACAATTGAAGTCCCTGCTCTATCATGCATGCATACACTGCTTTTTTGTTGGCTACAACTACACTATCAGAACAGCTGGTAGAGAGTAAAGCCACAGTCAAAACGCTCTTTGGAGCTCTGTGCGTAATGACAAGGCTGTCTTCTCAGACTGGAGTTGCGCATGCCATGTCACACCTCTTAACTTTACCTCTTTGCTTTACCTTGCAGTTTGCCTAACTTCGTGCATAAAGAGGACTAATCATGGGTAAACAGCACTAAAATCCTAACCTGGTCTTCGTATTAATCGAGTATCTTTTGCGCGCTCGATtttatatgatatatatatacctCTTTCATAACCTCATGAAATGAGTTTACTTTTATTTTGGATAAGTAATACAAAATACTTTATTGAATAATAACTTGGCTTTGGAACTAATAGATTTTTAAAGGGAGCTCTCTTGAGGCTATTTTAAATGTAAAGCCTATGTCTGAAATGAATTACTCCTCCAAGTGAAGTGGACAGAACTAAACCATGGAGAATGTTACTTCAATTCCAAATAACCAAACACTTGGTCCATGGACTGATTATAGCACGGAATACAAAGTGGTCAGCATATTTTTTGTGATTCTCATCTGTGGGATAGGAATAGTTGGAAACGCTATGGTGATACTAGTTGTTCTTACAACCAAACACATGCGGACACCGACTAACTGTTACCTGGTGAGTTTGGCGGTGGCCGACCTGATGGTTCTGACGGCGGCGGGACTGCCGAATATTACACAGAGTTTGTATGGAGGCAGCTGGGTGTACGGATACATCGGGTGCCTTAGCATAACTTATTTCCAGTACTTGGGCATCAATGCATCTTCATGCTCAATCACCGCTTTCACCATTGAGCGGTACATAGCCATCTGCCACCCCATAAAAGCGCAGTTTATGTGCACTCTGTCAAGAGCAAAGAAAATCATAGTGGTCGTTTGGGCTTTTACCTCGCTCTACTGCGCCATGTGGTTTTATCTGTCTGACACGAACGAGTTGATTTACGACAATATTACCTTGGTCTCATGCGAGTACAAAGTGTCAAGAAATCTTTACCTGCCATTTATCTACTTCACTGACTTTGCCATGTTCTACGTGGTGCCCCTCATGCTAGCCACTGTTCTGTATGGATTTATCGCTAGAATTCTTTTCCTCAACCCATTGCCGGCTGACCCCAAGGAAAATACAAAGTGGAAAAAAGAATCATGCCAAGGAAATAGGATGATGAGCACCAACAATTCATCCTGTAGCACAACCGTCCGCTCTCGCAGGCAGGTAAGTTGCCACTCTACTGTTTTAAGGTTTGTTATCTTATAATGGTGTATCTACATCGTAATaactacggtgtgtgtgtgtgtgtgtgtgtgtgtgtgtgtgtgtgtgtgtgtgtgtgtgtgtgtgtgtgtgtgtgtgtgtgtgtgtgtgtgtgtgtgtgtgtgtgtgtgtgtgtgtgtgtgtgtgtgtgtgcctcgtgAATAAAGTGAGGGGAATCAAATTAATGATACAAAAAAACTCAGTATAATTAGATCATGAATTCAACAGTTTCATAATTGCACTGGTATGATATGTCGTGAAGTTGGGGTGTTCAATCCAAGCatatactgtacactcttagaaaaatagcttccaaaagggttcttctgctgtccccataggagaacccattttggttccaggtagaagccttttgggttccatgtagaaccttgtGTTCTACCTCCAACCAAAAAGGGTCCTTCAAAGGGTTATTTTATGGGGagagccgaataacccttttaggttataGATAAGacgtttttttctaagagtgtatggtaACATCCTAGAGAAGGGAACAtttgcccactgggcacagacgtcaattcaacgtctattccacgttagttcaacgtaatttcattgaaacgaCGTGGAAACAAttttgattcaaccagtgggtAATCATTGTAAGTAGGTTACAGTGTGCAGCACGAGCAAGTCAACATGCAACAATCCACGTTAATATAGACTCATAAAGCCTCACTATGCTGACAGCACACGCCACTGAATAATGTCGTTAGTAACACATATAGAGCATACACAGCACCTGAGACTGAGCATGCGAATGGGAGGGGTGTGAGTTTATCTGAAGAAAGGGAGAGCTCCACTATAAAGAGTGgattttcaagtattgtggtgCCAGCATCATGTTATAGGAATGCTTGTCACCATTAGGGACTGGAGGTGGAGTACCGGCAAAATAAATACTGGGGTATGTGTACACCATAACGGTTGAACATGAGCCAACACAATATTTAACACGAAGATGCCAATaaacctgtaggctgtaggctcATTATTTATCATTAACGCATGTCACCCTCATGGAAATTAGTGAATGAACTAGAAAACTTGTAGAATACGCTACAAAATGCGATGTGGTTTGAAGATAACAGTGACATTTTGTGAAGCCGGAGATGAGTGGCCGTGAACGAGATGCTGAGTGGACAGTGAACTCGTCAATTCAGGTTACAAGTGTAGGCCTAATGAATGAGAATCACAGAATGTTTGTCACAGacgtctctttccattcatcaaatggccgCTGCACAGTGCGCTGTATGGATGTGGGAATTATTTCAGATTggactaacatgctgaccacaccccTCGCGTTGCGTGAGCTCACGTTGCAAAATTAATTTAcagatacatgttattcaatcattgcacccacactgctcgcatgCGACAGCGAGTGTCTGCGTGGCCAGGCACTGACATAGAAGTTAGctctatttgtgacgctcaacgatttgcaagtcctgcctctcaaatctcctcattggtttttaggagcatatacccacgtgggtgaaagatgaactgacgtccacactccagtcggttttagtaatgcaccttaaagttggttgccaaccgccatataacgtccaaagaagaaaaagacaCATGTAAGAAGGAGGAGATATGACGAGAAACTAATTGGGTTtaccgttttatctgtggattaattgtcggagtagaggaccttgtgcatttcaggtaaaataacaacccaatgtttatatcccaggacaaattagctagcaacagcaagctagctcaATATGTCAAATAGCTAGCAagtacaagctagctagctaaattgccataaacgTGTATtacttttcaacctgtccccaaattaatatactTGGTTCAGAgtatgttttgatatttcaacctgtgtgtcctgatcACTTCTGGTGTGGGTGAACAAAATCAACGCGCGCGCGGTGGCGCACACGGACGCACGCACGCGTCCGGTTTGTTCAGCATGTAACATGCATAGGTAGCCAGGTTTACAGGAGCCCTTTGAAGTTATTTAAGTAATcaaataatccccccccccccaatggctTAGACTTTTAGAGGTTAATGTCGCATTAGCataaccagtcatgatgttttcatctgactgTCAAACAACTGTtgggacgctacagacgtttcgtgagaagaccaattttttgtgatgtctcatggtctggtCATAGGTCCACAGAGATCATATTAAATTAATAGGGATTTTATATGTAATTCTACCTGTAAGAAATTACATCTATAGTACTTTCACCCCTGTTAAAAATGAAAGTagcaaagcccaggtaaaaagttAAAGGAAAAACACCTCAGTCTTCTATTTGTCAGTGGGACAATTACACACATTTTAATGgcaaagacacaccagaatgactttccaacaattgttaagtGTTCCTGAGTGGTCAAGTCTCAGTCCTGAATGAAATTTGCTTGAAAATCAGAAACcaggtttgaatattgctgtcaATCAATGACTCccaaccaaatttactgagcataaacaattttgacaaaaacatcAGATATACATGTATGTTGCCTGAAGAGTTGTGCAAATTTGTTAGAATATTATACAATattattcacagctgtaatggctgccaaatgtCCTTCCACCAAGCATGAACTCTGGGGTATGAAGACCTACGCAATCAAGACATCTTAGTTTTTTAAATTTGTAATTAATTAGGTTACCTTGGTGAAACATGGACCAAGCTAGCCTTGGGCTCTTTCTGTCTCAGTTGAATAGACAAAAAAGACAGATGATGGATCTGTGCTCACTGCTAGGTCATTTAGCAAAACAAGTCAGGATAAGGTTCTGACATAACACACACATCTCTAACTGGCCTAGCGATGAATGGAAACCAGTGCAATCCATACCACTTACCACTTAGGGCCTGATTGAATTAACTCAAAAGGTCAAAATTGAATAAGGATAGTGATCAGGAATCTTCCCTTAGCAATGATGATAGTTGCTCTCTGGCCCTATCCAATAAGAGACACATCACTGGCGTGAGACCTTACAACATAAATAAGGATGATAGAGTTTAATATAAACATTATCACATCATAATTATATTTGCAATTAAACTGCTCTGTAGGCTCTGTTGGTTTAGTCTTACAGATGCTGTTTTGTCAGTCTCTCCAGTCTGTGGTTGATATTAATTGTCAGAGGGTGCTCTCTAACCCATTTCGACCACTTTTCTTTGCATAGCAGGAACATACATTTTTTCCCACACATTTTTTAACAGGAGTCAGGCTGAATTCTATTCTTTCCCATGTCCTTTGATGAAAATGTCTCTTGATTTTCTTCTATGTGTTGTTGTCAGGTTACTAAGATGTTAGCTGTGGTGGTGGTGCTCTTTGCCCTCCTCTGGATGCCCTACCGGACGCTGGTGGTGGTAAACTCCTTCCTGGACAAGCCTTACCTGGACCTCTGGTTCCTACTCTTCTGCCGCATCTGCATCTACCTGAACAGCGCCGTCAACCCTGTCATCTACAACGCCATGTCTCAGAAGTTTCGCACCTCCTTCAAGAAGTTATGTCACTGCGGTCCACAGCGATTGGAGAAGCCGGCGTCTTACAGCTTGGCCCTGACCTACAGCGCCATCAAGGACACAACCAACGGAGAGAGCCCTGACCACTTCACTACCGAGATGGATGAGCTGGCCACACCCACAGCCAGTGACCAGTTCCTGCCCAGCACCAAGAGGATATCATTCGAGGACCCCTGTCTGTCAGGCAGGGTTGCCCTTTGCACTCCCTGACGGAAAAAGTAACTCCATTCAGGCAACAATGATTATCTGAAAGGATCTTCTTGTCCTTAAGCTCTAGTTTGTGATATCAAAATAGTCTCCAGCAGCATACTTCCAATTCTATTCTATAACAAATTTTCTGTAGAGGAATTGATGTAATATTTGAGCAGTACAACGGCAAACATTAAATGCCAAAAATGTGTTGTTAATAGAGGAAGGAATGCTTAATTTCTTTATCTAGCATGGTGAAAATatattctcccctctctctgtagcCATCTTAGCACAAAGCACTCAATTATAGGCACTGTTTAAATCAGTCCTAAACATTGTGTGACACACACATTCAATTTGCAAGGTAAGAATCATACTGCTTTCACATACTGAGCAACAGTTGCCATCTCTGTAAAGTGTTTTCCTACAAGGGAGGTGTAGGCCAggaactcagtgtgtgtgtgtgtgtgtgtgtgtgtgtgtgtgtgtgtgtgtgtgtgtgtgtgtgtgtgtgtgtgtgtgtgtgtgtgttcgtgtgtgtgtgtgtgttcgtgtgtgtgttttaaagatAAGCTCACTCTACAGGTGGAGTCAACCTGTCTGGGCTAAGTTGTTTAAACCACCCTGCTACTTTGCATGTTTTAAAACAGCACAGAGAGAATGTGATCACTGACCACATTTCAAAGGCAGAATTCAAAGGAGGCAGAGTATCAAAACCATCTCTGCTCGAGGGGTGTAAATATCACACATTGCTTTAAATTGAAACCTGACTGTCAGGGAAATAGAGATGAGGTGGGATGAAGTTTCTTTAAAGGTTACAGCTGATGAAAAGGACTGATAACAAAGCAATGACACGCCGGATCTGTCATCCGTTTGATTGCTCAATACCATTTGACTTTATAGTAACCTTATTGGCTTAAAGGTTCACCCGATATGAAACGTTCCGCAGGGGCAAGTGTCAAAAATGCAGCATGGTTAAACATCATGCTGTACCTGTAATGGACTACTGTGGTGTGGATTCAATCAACAAGTGTGGGAAGGTTCAGAGTCCATAGCGAGAAAGATCTATGATGACTCAGACACCTGGGTGGTTGATGGTTGTCTCTAGGTCAGGGGCCTGACATGACCAGACCAAACGTTATGTTGACATCCTCAACAGCTGAGACTGATGGTAGCATTTCCCCATAACGGATCCCCCCCAAGCACAACCCACAGAGCAAAGGCGAGATTAGAGGATTCATCAATGCCAAAGTGTTTTACTTTGGAGATTTGAGGGAGGCTGGTGAGTCATGGTACAGCCATAAAGCATGGGCACAGTGTCAAAGAAACAGAAAGAAAAAGCATAAAAGGAATGAGCATTGATTGAATTTAGAATTCAAATAAGGAAAAAATTGAAAGTTTGGTGTTGTTTATTTTAGACTGATGAAACACCCTCTCTGTCCCTTTTAGGATACTGTAAAAATGCTTGCAATTGAATGTTCGTTGCCATGTGAATGATGTACATTTCCGATGTACATTTCAGACCTGTTTTCAATTCATACCTTTGTACCATTTAAATTGTGTCTGCCAGTATAGCTATTCTGTAATAACGTAGTTTGTTTCGTTCAGTTTTATTGTTTGTTCCcatcaatatacagtattttACTATGGAgcgatcaatgtggagctacgcTGTTCTTCTTGGGTAACACTACAACTACAGTACGTTTCAAAGAAGGTACGTGAAATAAGGATCTGTCCCTCTTGCACCTTCATCTATTATCTCCGTTGCACAGTTTCCACCATAAAAGGGAGTGGTGCCTCGTAGCGAGTTTGCAGCATGGACACTGTAAAACAaatgctgttgtggtgtgatttCAAAAAGACAGACATCTATGTGCAGTATACAGTTATTATTAGTCAGCAATGTTGTGTAACCTGGTCTATTTTTGCTGGCAGTTCTCTGCATTGTAAAAACTACCCTTGTTGTTCGGATGGtttgtgttttgtattttgtattgttaTTTGTCTATAATAAAATTCTCATTGATCATGTGGTCTGTCAAATATTGATAATTACTCTCAGAATCCCGAAATTCACGTGCTATTATTTGTAATTAACCTCAGTATATTTtgacactgtcacgccctggccttagtattatttgttttatttattattttagttaggtcagggtgtgacatggggtatgtgtgtattttggggtattatatggtagagggggtgtttggtgtagtttatggtttggtgttgagtgtatgtgtctagctgtgtctatgttgggtgtagttctaggaaagtctatggtggccggaatgggttctcaattagagacagctgatttcagttgtctctaattgggagccatatttaaggctgccataggctttagctgtttgtgggtcattgtttgtgtatatgtatagttcgacgtaagtagtttgtgtgtgcacttacgtttgaagttttcacgatcgtttgttgttttcgttaatgttgtataagtgtgtagtgttcatcttcgtcgttgctattaaaaaaagaagatgtattcaaaccatgttgcgccttggtccgtcaatccaccacacgatcgtgacagaatgacccacctatatacgaccaagcaacatgaccagcggcaacaggagcaatgcaaggattcatggacatgggaggaaattttagaccgggaggtaccaggaggatataaccgccccaaagctgagctggaggcagcgaaagcagagaggcggcgatatgaggagctagctaggaggcaggaaaaggaacctacaaaggatctgggctacactacgtgggaggagatcgacaggtgggcgatcaacccagggagagtgccggagcccgcctgggattctctggcgcagtgcgaggagggataccggcggaTGGAGgtagcacgacgaagcggtaggaagcctgtgggaaaaccccaaaaatgtcttgggaaggggcttaaagggagagtggcgaagtcaggtaggaaacctgcgcctactccctgtaattaccgtggagagcgagagtacgggcagacaccgtgttacgcagtagagcgcacggtgtctcctgtacgtgtgcatagcccggtgcgggttattccacctccccgcactggcagggctagattgagtattgagccggatgtcatgaagccggccctacatttctggccaccagtgcgtctcctcgggccggtttacatggcaccagccttacgcatggtgtccccggttcgcctacatccacctccccgcacttgtcgggcaacggggagcattcaaccaggtaaggttggtcaggctcaatgctcaagggagccaatacgcctgcacggtccggtatttccggcgccacctccccgccccagttcagttccaccagtgcctacaccacgtaacaggcttccagtgtgtctccagagccctgttcctcctccacgcactcgtcctatggtgcgtgtctccagcccggtaccaccaattccggcaccacgcactaagcctcttgtgcgtttccagagtcctgtgcatcctgttgctgctccccgcattagccctgagatgcgtgtccccagtccggtaccaccagttctggccccacgcactaggcctaatgtgcgtccccagggtccagtatgccctgttccttctccccgcactagcctgaaagtgcgtgcctttagcccggtgccaccagtcccggcaccacgcaccaggcctacagtgcgcctcagccggcaggagtctgccgtctgcacagcgatgcctgaactgcccgtctgccaagcgccatctgagccatccgtctccccagcgccatctgagccatccgtctccccagcgccatctgagccatccgtctgcaatgagcctgcaaagccgcccgtctgccatgagcctgcaaagccgcccgtctgccatgagcctactgagccgtccgccagacaggagccgctagagccgccagccagacaggagccgctagagccgtacgtcagacaggatctgccagagccgccaaccagacaggatctgccagagccgccaaccagacaggatctgccagagccgccagccagccatgagcagccagatccgtcagccagccatgagcagccagatccgtcagccagccatgagcagccagatccgtcagctagccatgagcagccagatccgtcagctagccatgagcagccagatccgtcagccagccatgagcagccagatccgtcagccagccatgagcagccagatccgtcagccagccatgagcagccagatccgtcagctagccatgagcagccagatccgtcaactagccatgagcagccagatccgtcagctagccatgagcagccagatccgtcagctagccatgagcagccagatccgtcagctagccatgagcagccagatccgtcagctagccatgagcaaccagatccgtcagccagccatgagcagccagatccgtcagccagccatgagcagccagatccgtcagccagccatgagcagccagatccgtcagccagccatgagcagccagatccgtcagccagccatgagcagccaggtccgtcagccagccatgagccgtccagccaggatctgcccattatcctggtgttgccccttatcctggtgctgtcccttatcctggtgctgccccttatcctggtgctgccccttatcccggtgctgccccttatcccggtgctgccccttatcccggtgctgccccttatcccggtgctggcccttatcccggtgctgtcctttatcccggtgctgccccttatgactatggtggggtggggaccacgaccagtgccggagccgccgccgtggaaggaagcccacccagaccctcccctagactatgtgttggtgcgtccggagttcgcgccttaaggggggggttatgtcacgccctggccttagtattatttgttttatttattattttagttaggtcagggtgtgacatggggtatgtgtgtattttggggtattatatggtagagggggtgtttggtgtagtttatggtttggtgttgagtgtatgtgtctagctgtgtctatgttgggtgtagttctaggaaagtctatggtggccggaatgggttctcaattagagacagctgatttcggttgtctctaattgggagccatatttaaggctgccataggctttagctgtttgtgggtcattgtttgtgtatatgtatagttcgacgtaagtagtttgtgtgtgcacttacgtttgaagttttcacgatcgtttgttgttttcgttagtgttgtataagtgtgtagtgttcatcttcgtcgttgctattaaaaaaagaagatgtattcaaaccatgttgcgccttggtccgtcaatccaccacacgatcgtgacagacacATCTTCACTGTATTTTCATCTATTCCATTAGAATGCAATCAAAACATATGGTGACTTATCCAACTTCATCAAAACACTATTAACATACTCACATAGTGATTCTATCCAGATGACTGCACAAATAAATATCATGAATTTTAACATATATGGCAGCCAACATCATGGTCGTTTCCATCTGTTCTTCTCACAGCACATTCATTTGGAATAATACATGGGTTAATGGTGTGGAAAGCAGCATTGAAAGCATCAGTTTTCTTTTAAAAGTGCACCCATGTTTTATGCAGTGCTCAAATGTATTCTCCACACACACCAGATTAAATAATGCAGAACTGTGATGACGACTACATAGCAAATCATCAAAAAGTTCTTCATACATCGTAAATTGAGATATATTGAGACATTAAATGGGATGATTATATTGACCACGTCAATCTTTAAACAGGTCCCCTGATTGAGCACTATTCGGAGGACCTGGAATAATCTGGCCCCTTGCGCGCAAAGCACTTCATTTTTGGATAGTTGGATAGTCCCACTAGACCTGTCAATGTAATGGTATTTTAAAGAAAATAGCCTAGCTCAAGTAGATATGAGGTTCACCAGACAcacatttctttttttattaCTGTAAAAAGGATTGTTATGGTAGCAAATTTGCATAAAAATTCTGGCAAATGCTTTGTCTACTAACTTACAAGTGCTTTGTTCTTTATAGAAGCTATAAAAGCAGCCTGCTCAGTAGTAACTAGATGAGAAAGACAAGAATGAATGAAGGTTGAGGTGAAAGGAAGGCAAACAGAATACAGATAAATATAATAGCCACCGCAATATCGTTCAAACACTCTATTTCTttttgtctctctcactctttatTTTTATCTCTCTCAAACGCACACATATATacttacacgcacgcacgcacgcgcgcatacacacacacacacacacacacacacacacacacacacacacacacacacacacacacaaagacttcTCCAAAACTGGGGTAGGTTGTAAGGATTAACAGTCA is part of the Salvelinus fontinalis isolate EN_2023a chromosome 6, ASM2944872v1, whole genome shotgun sequence genome and harbors:
- the LOC129857777 gene encoding thyrotropin-releasing hormone receptor-like — encoded protein: MENVTSIPNNQTLGPWTDYSTEYKVVSIFFVILICGIGIVGNAMVILVVLTTKHMRTPTNCYLVSLAVADLMVLTAAGLPNITQSLYGGSWVYGYIGCLSITYFQYLGINASSCSITAFTIERYIAICHPIKAQFMCTLSRAKKIIVVVWAFTSLYCAMWFYLSDTNELIYDNITLVSCEYKVSRNLYLPFIYFTDFAMFYVVPLMLATVLYGFIARILFLNPLPADPKENTKWKKESCQGNRMMSTNNSSCSTTVRSRRQVTKMLAVVVVLFALLWMPYRTLVVVNSFLDKPYLDLWFLLFCRICIYLNSAVNPVIYNAMSQKFRTSFKKLCHCGPQRLEKPASYSLALTYSAIKDTTNGESPDHFTTEMDELATPTASDQFLPSTKRISFEDPCLSGRVALCTP